In a single window of the Campylobacter fetus subsp. testudinum 03-427 genome:
- the thiL gene encoding thiamine monophosphate kinase (Pfam match to PF00586.20 AIRS), translated as MDKEQSIIERFSHKLNGDDGAVVGKTVLSKDMFVENSHFKRKWLNAYEIGAKAMLVNLSDAVAMNATPKYALLGLGIPKNISNNYIYEICRGIKSTAKDFDVEIVGGDTVKSSEIIISLTIISYLNSKKPIFRNTSRLGDLVCYTGKLGDSLKGLRILKNCGNLPKNSRFKRPVLRANFMKKAAPYIHSAMDISDGLASDLPKICSKFGIKFKNILSKDEFRSGEEYELLFTVSKKQLKRVQNEAKKCRLKLNILGKLIKGKYKSYGKYTHF; from the coding sequence GTGGATAAAGAGCAGAGTATAATAGAGCGTTTTTCTCATAAACTAAATGGTGACGATGGAGCAGTAGTCGGTAAAACGGTACTCAGCAAAGATATGTTTGTTGAAAATTCACATTTTAAACGTAAATGGTTAAATGCTTATGAGATCGGCGCAAAAGCAATGCTGGTAAATTTAAGTGATGCAGTAGCTATGAATGCAACTCCTAAATATGCACTTTTAGGGCTTGGTATTCCAAAAAACATATCGAATAACTATATTTATGAGATTTGCAGAGGCATAAAAAGCACGGCAAAAGATTTTGATGTTGAGATAGTTGGTGGAGATACTGTAAAAAGTAGTGAAATAATAATCAGCCTAACGATAATATCATATCTAAACTCTAAAAAACCTATTTTTAGAAATACTTCTAGACTAGGGGATTTGGTATGCTATACAGGGAAACTCGGCGACTCTTTAAAGGGCTTGAGAATTTTAAAAAACTGTGGGAATTTACCAAAAAATTCTCGTTTTAAAAGACCTGTTTTAAGAGCAAATTTTATGAAAAAAGCAGCTCCTTATATCCATAGCGCTATGGATATAAGCGACGGTTTAGCTAGTGATTTACCAAAAATATGTTCTAAATTTGGAATCAAATTTAAAAATATACTTAGCAAAGATGAGTTTAGAAGCGGTGAAGAGTATGAGCTTTTATTTACAGTAAGTAAAAAACAGCTAAAACGTGTGCAAAATGAAGCAAAAAAATGCAGACTTAAACTAAATATATTAGGAAAACTTATAAAAGGAAAATATAAATCATATGGAAAATACACCCATTTTTAA
- a CDS encoding putative protein (DUF2400 domain) (Pfam match to PF09674.6 DUF2400), whose protein sequence is MNYDLKDILDRALKEKNTLENLYLEADPLQVAAKFKNVHISLICALFAYGNAKAIVKFLNSLDFELLNLSDQVIEKEILAQKRLYRFQNSKDVANIFITIKRAFNEDIQAIIKSGFDKNGLMIDAINALINKIYDLNNYRSDGYEFFFGRSYQNEPKSPYKRYNMWLRWMVRDIDIDLGLFKNLPKSELIIPLDTHTHKVSLALGLCDRKSYDFKAAKEITLNLKKFDADDPVKYDFALYRIGQSKELENIKSNLKNI, encoded by the coding sequence ATGAATTATGATTTAAAGGATATTTTAGATAGAGCTTTAAAGGAGAAAAATACTTTAGAAAATCTCTATTTAGAAGCTGATCCGTTGCAAGTAGCGGCTAAATTTAAAAACGTGCATATAAGTCTTATTTGCGCACTTTTTGCTTATGGAAATGCTAAGGCTATAGTGAAGTTTTTGAATTCGCTGGATTTTGAACTTTTAAATTTGAGTGATCAGGTTATAGAAAAAGAGATATTGGCTCAAAAACGACTTTATAGATTTCAAAATTCAAAAGATGTGGCAAATATTTTTATTACCATAAAAAGAGCATTTAACGAGGATATACAAGCTATTATAAAAAGTGGATTTGATAAAAATGGACTTATGATAGACGCAATAAATGCGCTTATAAATAAAATTTATGATTTGAACAACTATAGAAGTGATGGTTATGAGTTTTTCTTTGGCAGAAGTTATCAAAATGAACCAAAAAGTCCATATAAAAGATACAATATGTGGCTTAGATGGATGGTTAGAGATATCGATATCGATCTTGGTCTATTTAAAAATTTGCCAAAAAGCGAATTGATAATTCCTCTTGATACTCATACACATAAAGTTAGTCTTGCGCTTGGGCTTTGTGATAGGAAAAGTTATGATTTTAAAGCGGCTAAAGAGATAACTTTAAATTTAAAAAAATTTGACGCTGATGATCCGGTAAAATACGATTTTGCGCTATACAGAATAGGTCAAAGCAAAGAGCTTGAAAATATAAAATCAAATTTAAAAAACATATGA
- the fliD gene encoding flagellar filament cap protein (Pfam matches to PF07195.8 FliD_C, and to PF02465.14 FliD_N), translating into MAINTEKSQLGLGSSNVLSWDILDKLKAVDTKNLVSTIDTKIQTNLTQQKDLTAIKTLLSTFKSNVSSLTDDTSYLKRSVSSSGSGSATVDASTGVNEQTMKIKVSQLASQDVYQSKKFELKNESILSSGSAETSFKLNIGSSSYEIGVDSSTTLEDIANKINELTDGKIQAKVLNVGGENPYSLVIQSKDSGKDNEVSFSYVEDSSGSIDDSKNLMKSLGFMFKDPSTTSPGEKLTMMTDAEIKDAALTDTTINTSNVASRLQTAQNAIFEFNGIEITRDTNSISDLITGVTIKLNKVDKEGESSNFDIKQDTEGIIKDVESLVSSYNNLMNNLSVATAYNSETGASGTFQGVSEITQIKSKINQIINGVSKDGKSMQDFGLSLSSDGLLKLEASKLKDSLSNDFDNFKNFFSSKTEYTNVSTTGTKAVEAGEIQGSLTINGKTIDIKTDTANDSAQNAKDILKAITSAGIDNITATIDKDGKLVIKGSGGANLEIKGDSTFLEKLGLKETELKGSSEVTGGFFKQLKDTLDSFIGTKGSLVTYEESLVSSNKQLTEEKTKNEESITKKYETMAEKWVQYDSMIAKIEQQFSTLKTMINAQLNSNS; encoded by the coding sequence ATGGCTATTAACACCGAAAAGTCCCAACTTGGGTTGGGCAGTAGTAATGTTCTTTCATGGGATATTCTTGATAAACTAAAAGCAGTTGATACTAAAAATTTAGTATCAACGATAGATACTAAAATTCAAACAAATTTGACTCAACAAAAAGACTTAACAGCTATAAAAACACTATTAAGCACTTTTAAAAGTAATGTATCTTCGCTTACTGATGATACTAGTTACTTAAAACGTTCGGTATCTAGCTCAGGAAGCGGAAGTGCTACTGTAGATGCAAGCACTGGAGTCAATGAACAAACAATGAAGATTAAAGTATCTCAACTAGCTAGTCAAGATGTATATCAGTCTAAAAAATTTGAGCTAAAAAACGAATCCATTTTAAGCTCAGGTTCGGCAGAAACAAGTTTTAAATTAAACATAGGATCAAGCTCATATGAGATAGGAGTTGATTCTTCGACTACGCTTGAAGATATAGCAAATAAAATAAATGAATTAACAGACGGAAAAATTCAAGCAAAAGTTTTAAATGTCGGAGGCGAAAATCCATATAGTTTAGTTATCCAGTCAAAAGATAGCGGAAAAGATAATGAAGTAAGTTTTAGCTATGTAGAAGATAGCAGTGGAAGTATAGACGACTCAAAAAATTTAATGAAATCTTTAGGATTTATGTTTAAAGATCCAAGTACGACTTCTCCTGGTGAAAAACTAACTATGATGACAGATGCTGAGATAAAAGATGCAGCATTAACAGATACGACTATCAATACTTCAAATGTAGCTTCAAGACTGCAAACTGCCCAAAATGCTATATTTGAGTTTAACGGAATAGAGATAACAAGAGATACAAACTCTATAAGCGATCTCATAACAGGAGTTACTATAAAGCTAAATAAAGTTGATAAAGAAGGAGAAAGCTCAAATTTCGATATCAAACAAGACACCGAAGGTATAATTAAAGATGTAGAAAGCTTAGTTAGCAGCTACAATAATCTTATGAACAACTTATCAGTAGCAACTGCTTATAATTCAGAAACAGGAGCTAGTGGAACCTTTCAAGGCGTAAGCGAAATAACTCAGATAAAATCAAAAATCAACCAGATAATAAACGGAGTTTCAAAAGACGGAAAATCAATGCAAGACTTTGGACTATCTCTAAGCAGTGATGGTCTTTTAAAGCTAGAAGCTAGCAAACTCAAAGATTCTTTATCAAATGATTTTGATAATTTTAAAAACTTTTTTAGCTCAAAAACAGAATATACAAACGTATCTACAACAGGAACAAAAGCAGTAGAAGCAGGAGAGATCCAAGGAAGTTTAACTATAAATGGCAAAACTATAGATATCAAAACCGACACTGCAAATGATAGCGCTCAAAACGCAAAAGATATACTAAAAGCTATAACCAGTGCAGGTATAGATAACATCACTGCAACTATAGATAAAGATGGAAAACTGGTGATAAAAGGTAGCGGCGGAGCAAATTTAGAGATAAAAGGTGACTCTACTTTTTTAGAAAAACTAGGTTTAAAAGAGACTGAACTTAAAGGAAGCTCAGAAGTTACTGGAGGATTTTTCAAACAGTTAAAAGATACTTTGGATTCATTTATAGGAACTAAAGGATCACTAGTTACGTACGAAGAGAGCTTAGTTAGCAGCAATAAACAGCTAACAGAAGAAAAAACAAAAAACGAAGAAAGCATAACCAAAAAGTACGAAACTATGGCTGAAAAATGGGTGCAATATGACAGCATGATAGCAAAGATCGAACAACAGTTCTCTACGCTAAAAACTATGATAAATGCACAATTAAACTCTAACTCTTAA
- a CDS encoding RNA methyltransferase, RsmD family (Pfam match to PF03602.11 Cons_hypoth95), translating to MKSNLTTVISSGKFRGKKLFLPSLNTTRSTKSIVKESFFNTVRQDIVSKVFIEVFGGSALMAAEALSNYAAKAYAIELDKDSYKFTKKNIDNISDQNIFAFNADTFKITPQIVNENENIVLYIDPPFDIRDGFGGIYERVWDMIHTLDKSKIFLIVLEHISTYNSPDNRAGFFKFKSRKFGKTTLSYYKQH from the coding sequence ATGAAAAGTAACCTTACAACAGTTATAAGTAGTGGTAAATTCAGAGGAAAAAAGCTATTTTTACCAAGTCTAAATACAACAAGAAGCACAAAATCGATCGTAAAAGAGTCGTTTTTTAACACCGTTAGACAAGATATAGTTAGTAAAGTTTTTATAGAAGTTTTTGGAGGAAGCGCACTTATGGCCGCCGAAGCACTTAGTAACTATGCGGCTAAAGCGTACGCTATCGAGTTAGACAAAGATTCATATAAATTTACAAAGAAAAATATAGATAATATAAGCGACCAAAATATATTTGCGTTTAATGCAGATACGTTTAAAATAACTCCTCAAATAGTAAATGAGAATGAGAATATAGTATTATACATAGATCCTCCGTTTGATATCAGAGATGGATTTGGCGGAATTTACGAAAGAGTTTGGGATATGATCCATACTCTTGATAAATCAAAGATATTTTTGATCGTTTTGGAGCATATTTCAACTTATAACTCTCCTGATAATCGCGCTGGATTTTTTAAATTTAAAAGTCGTAAATTTGGAAAAACAACGCTTAGTTACTATAAGCAGCATTAA
- the flgN gene encoding flagellar biosynthesis protein FlgN (Pfam match to PF05130.8 FlgN) yields the protein MLEKYLDDAVLHLEELIEITKADIKNIKNADHSLVAEHTRLKSELIKKFENTKTLLDNELVKLAKANNGTDLADILSDDIKEKLSKLRESLVSLQKVNKEYAKSVIVVKEFYDSLLKSMFGSDSGSGSYGSESLSPEQLFKLRV from the coding sequence ATGTTAGAAAAATATTTAGATGATGCTGTTTTACATCTTGAAGAGCTTATAGAAATAACTAAAGCCGATATAAAAAATATAAAAAATGCAGACCATTCTTTGGTCGCCGAACACACAAGATTAAAATCTGAACTTATAAAAAAATTTGAAAATACAAAAACTTTATTAGATAATGAACTAGTAAAACTAGCCAAGGCAAATAATGGAACAGATCTTGCTGATATACTTAGTGATGATATAAAAGAGAAACTATCTAAATTAAGAGAGTCTCTTGTATCTTTGCAAAAAGTAAATAAAGAGTATGCAAAATCTGTTATCGTAGTAAAGGAATTTTACGACTCTTTATTAAAGTCAATGTTTGGCAGCGACTCTGGATCAGGATCATATGGCTCAGAATCTCTTTCGCCAGAGCAACTTTTTAAATTAAGGGTTTGA
- a CDS encoding putative protein, possible flagellar protein FlgJ (Pfam match to PF10135.5 Rod-binding), translating to MQVDNSLALDSYNSLSTSNINSNSKDLKNDELLKEQTDAFEAFLLKEVLDISIKNENSLFPEDAGDKIYSSMYNDTMSKALSGGLGFSEMLFNFLKERN from the coding sequence ATGCAAGTAGATAATAGTCTAGCTTTGGATTCGTACAACTCTCTTAGTACGTCAAATATAAATTCAAATTCAAAAGATTTAAAAAATGATGAACTTTTAAAAGAGCAGACAGATGCATTTGAAGCATTTTTGTTAAAAGAGGTTTTGGATATATCTATTAAAAATGAAAATAGTCTTTTTCCTGAAGATGCTGGAGATAAGATATATTCGTCTATGTATAATGATACGATGAGTAAAGCTTTAAGCGGAGGATTGGGATTTAGTGAGATGTTATTTAACTTTTTGAAAGAAAGAAACTAA
- the flgM gene encoding anti-sigma factor FlgM (Pfam match to PF04316.9 FlgM): protein MISSVGVGAAYSGLSAPKNETKKSEQTTQTQSSNNDNKVATIAKEINDGTYKVDVDKLARKIADSLM from the coding sequence ATGATAAGTTCTGTAGGTGTAGGCGCTGCTTACTCAGGTTTGTCAGCACCTAAAAACGAAACAAAAAAAAGTGAACAAACAACACAAACTCAAAGTAGTAATAACGATAATAAAGTAGCAACTATAGCTAAAGAGATAAATGACGGTACTTACAAAGTAGATGTCGATAAATTAGCAAGAAAGATAGCTGACTCACTTATGTAA
- the flaG gene encoding flagellar protein FlaG (Pfam match to PF03646.11 FlaG): MEIFKAASQQIDNSVALNTKQNSNQTREVEQTKIQQNVAQESSNQNRNNNEQDSKRISDIVNKLNDNMQTLNTNIRFGFNDKISSMYVSVTEADSGKVIRKIPTEEIMKLTEHFKEIVGVIFDKKE, translated from the coding sequence ATGGAAATTTTTAAGGCAGCCTCACAGCAAATAGATAATTCCGTTGCTTTAAATACTAAGCAAAATAGCAACCAAACAAGAGAAGTTGAGCAAACAAAAATACAGCAAAACGTAGCGCAAGAAAGCTCCAACCAAAATAGAAACAATAACGAACAAGACTCAAAACGTATAAGCGATATAGTAAATAAGTTAAATGATAACATGCAAACTCTAAACACAAACATAAGATTTGGTTTTAATGATAAAATCAGTTCTATGTATGTGAGTGTAACAGAAGCTGATAGTGGCAAAGTTATCAGAAAAATACCGACTGAAGAGATCATGAAACTAACAGAGCATTTTAAAGAAATCGTCGGCGTGATCTTCGATAAAAAGGAATAA
- the flgI gene encoding flagellar P-ring protein (Pfam match to PF02119.12 FlgI), translating to MKIFTKIILFALLLSTLNAAQIKDIASIVGVRDNQLIGYGLVVGLNGTGDGSSSEFTIQSLSNMLQTVNVKINPNDIKSKNTAAVMVTAKLPPFARQGDKLDVTISSIGDAKNLVGGTLLLTALKGVDGDIYALAQGALTLGGGTSKGGNHPTVGTILAGGLVEKEVNFDIYTQQSANLSLKNSSFQTAVGMQNAINTKFGAQAAMAIDPRTVKLTKPANTNMVEFLAKVLEVDMDYKADEKVVIDERTGTVVSGVNITIDPVVISHGAITIKIEPNAYNPAAANANDVDIGGAAIDTTTNTLKIGAAKTTVANVTRALNKLGATPKDIIAIIENLKRAGAIHAGVEII from the coding sequence ATGAAAATATTCACAAAAATCATCTTGTTCGCACTACTTCTTAGCACTCTAAATGCTGCTCAAATCAAAGATATTGCAAGTATAGTAGGTGTAAGAGACAACCAGCTTATAGGATATGGTTTGGTAGTTGGACTTAATGGAACTGGAGATGGAAGTAGCAGCGAATTTACCATTCAGTCTTTGTCAAATATGCTACAAACAGTAAATGTTAAAATAAATCCAAACGATATAAAATCAAAAAACACGGCTGCTGTTATGGTTACTGCAAAACTTCCTCCTTTTGCAAGGCAAGGAGATAAGCTAGATGTTACTATAAGCTCTATAGGAGATGCTAAAAATCTTGTTGGAGGAACGCTTCTTTTAACAGCTTTAAAAGGTGTTGATGGCGATATATACGCTCTTGCACAAGGAGCACTTACTTTAGGAGGTGGCACTAGTAAAGGTGGAAATCACCCTACTGTAGGTACGATTCTTGCAGGAGGTCTTGTTGAAAAAGAGGTAAATTTTGATATCTATACACAGCAGTCTGCAAATTTAAGTCTTAAAAACTCAAGTTTTCAAACAGCAGTCGGAATGCAAAATGCCATTAACACAAAATTTGGAGCTCAAGCTGCTATGGCTATAGATCCAAGAACGGTAAAACTAACTAAACCGGCAAATACGAATATGGTTGAGTTTTTAGCTAAAGTTCTTGAAGTTGATATGGATTATAAAGCTGATGAAAAAGTTGTTATCGATGAAAGAACAGGAACTGTGGTAAGTGGTGTAAATATCACTATAGATCCAGTTGTGATATCTCATGGCGCAATTACTATAAAAATCGAACCAAATGCTTATAATCCAGCAGCCGCAAACGCCAATGATGTAGATATAGGCGGAGCAGCCATCGATACCACTACAAATACATTAAAAATAGGTGCTGCAAAAACAACAGTAGCTAACGTAACAAGAGCTTTAAATAAATTAGGAGCTACTCCAAAAGATATTATAGCGATAATTGAAAATTTAAAAAGAGCAGGCGCGATACACGCCGGAGTGGAGATAATATAA
- the flgK gene encoding flagellar hook-associated protein (Pfam match to PF06429.9 Flg_bbr_C), whose product MGIFDSLYTGASGLNAAQLQIQVTGQNITNVNSDYYTRQRVVQSSTTPLHTTPGDVGMGTRIDTIIRIHDEFTFDKLKTATTNKENTAYKQQVLQEIAQRFPDLKDTGLLKDIENYFGAWNNFASHPYESAQKTNLLNLTSTLTSRLNDTSSQLKTVHNNINEQVKLAVDEINRIGKQIADLNAQIQKVETGTTQNANDLRDKRDQLELTLANIINISTFKNDISSNSAFGGTLTDQGRNYNLNIDGITLIDGVNFHPLTLDTNGNKDGFTNIYYELNDGTRVDMASKINSGKLGAMLDLRGRTMGDNGEVKDGMITEFRNNLDSFAKTLIIQTNNIYASAAQESMSSTDLSQMKPNTTLQNFDQNVQSGSFEVIIYNSQGAEVARKTINVNSSTTMDDTKQGNSIVGDFNSDTDDNGNGNLNDDVNDFFTAKFNYDEKTGLGHLSFSPIFSSGEYTMSIEDKGTNFPGVFGMSQFFEGDSASNIKIESSLSSDTSKIKGNKAPVDGDNSMANAMINLQYQSLNFYSSDGTIRSETLTGYYRYLTTDIASKTESVNALNDTNLSLYKSVNAEFQSISGVNMDEELGNLIKFQSSYGAAAKIVTTVEKMLETLIGMKQ is encoded by the coding sequence ATGGGAATATTTGATTCGCTTTATACAGGAGCATCAGGGCTAAACGCCGCTCAGCTCCAGATCCAAGTAACCGGGCAAAATATAACAAATGTAAATAGTGATTACTACACCAGACAAAGAGTGGTGCAGTCATCAACGACTCCGCTTCATACTACTCCAGGTGATGTTGGTATGGGAACTAGAATAGACACTATAATACGAATTCACGATGAATTTACATTTGACAAGCTCAAAACAGCAACTACAAATAAAGAAAATACCGCATACAAACAACAAGTTCTTCAAGAAATAGCTCAAAGATTTCCAGATCTTAAAGATACTGGACTTTTAAAAGATATAGAAAATTACTTTGGTGCATGGAATAACTTTGCGTCTCATCCATATGAAAGTGCGCAAAAAACTAATCTTTTAAATTTAACTAGTACTTTAACAAGTAGATTAAATGATACATCTTCTCAGCTAAAAACAGTTCATAATAATATAAATGAGCAAGTAAAATTAGCAGTAGATGAGATAAATAGAATCGGCAAGCAAATAGCAGATTTAAATGCTCAAATTCAAAAAGTAGAAACAGGCACAACTCAAAACGCAAATGATTTAAGAGATAAAAGAGATCAGCTGGAGCTTACTTTGGCAAATATCATAAATATCTCAACATTTAAAAATGATATTTCTAGTAATAGCGCTTTTGGAGGCACTCTTACTGATCAAGGAAGAAACTATAATCTTAATATAGATGGTATAACGCTGATAGATGGAGTAAATTTTCATCCTCTTACTCTTGATACTAACGGAAATAAAGATGGATTTACAAATATATATTATGAGTTAAATGATGGTACTAGAGTCGATATGGCTTCAAAGATAAATAGCGGTAAATTAGGTGCTATGCTTGATCTAAGAGGCAGAACTATGGGAGATAACGGAGAGGTTAAAGATGGTATGATAACCGAGTTTAGAAACAATCTTGACTCTTTTGCAAAGACATTAATAATACAAACAAATAATATCTACGCTAGTGCAGCTCAAGAGAGTATGAGTTCAACTGATCTTTCACAGATGAAACCAAACACAACTCTTCAAAATTTCGATCAAAACGTTCAAAGCGGTAGTTTTGAGGTTATAATTTATAACTCTCAAGGCGCAGAAGTAGCAAGAAAAACTATAAACGTAAATTCTTCAACAACTATGGACGATACCAAACAAGGAAACTCCATAGTTGGAGACTTTAACTCAGATACTGATGATAATGGCAACGGCAACTTAAATGATGATGTTAATGATTTCTTTACCGCAAAATTTAACTATGATGAAAAAACAGGACTTGGGCATCTAAGCTTTTCGCCTATTTTTTCATCTGGAGAATATACTATGTCGATAGAGGATAAAGGAACAAATTTCCCTGGCGTATTTGGAATGAGCCAGTTTTTTGAAGGAGACAGCGCTTCAAATATTAAAATAGAATCATCATTATCAAGCGATACTTCAAAGATCAAAGGAAATAAAGCTCCAGTAGATGGAGATAATAGTATGGCAAATGCTATGATAAATCTTCAGTATCAAAGTCTAAATTTCTATTCAAGTGATGGAACCATAAGATCTGAAACATTAACTGGGTATTATAGATATTTAACTACAGATATAGCGTCAAAAACCGAGTCTGTAAATGCTTTAAATGATACAAATTTATCTTTGTATAAAAGCGTAAATGCAGAGTTTCAGTCTATAAGCGGCGTAAATATGGATGAAGAGCTTGGAAATTTAATTAAATTTCAATCAAGCTATGGAGCGGCTGCAAAGATAGTCACGACAGTAGAAAAAATGCTAGAAACTCTTATAGGAATGAAACAGTAG
- the truD gene encoding tRNA pseudouridine 13 synthase (Pfam matches to PF01142.14 TruD, and to PF01142.14 TruD): MENTPIFKPLLGTTHSPINAHFSKNASDFVVRENPLYSFSGSGEHLVVEIQKKGMTTAEALSILSRQSGAKMRDFGYAGLKDKEGMTTQFISMPSKFENEISKLSCENLKILSITKHNNKIRIGHLKSNSFFIRLKKVLGSEALKLKEALKTIDKNGYPNYFGYQRFGRFGDNANSGFEILNSALNGDKSAFKKANPKLRDFLISAYQSELFNKWLSKRVEISRFSEDFSAKELEDIYKFDKTTIKNLKSQKQFFKLFQGEVLGHYPFGKVFLCEDLEAEVAKFQARDRTSCGLIIGSKAYESTGVAKSLEDEIFNDAYKFSSFVSGSRRFAWMWIDNLEYKYNEESAQFSISFALQKGSYATVVLREILGRDIFEE; this comes from the coding sequence ATGGAAAATACACCCATTTTTAAACCGCTTTTAGGTACTACGCATTCGCCTATAAATGCACATTTTAGTAAAAACGCAAGTGATTTCGTGGTGAGAGAAAATCCTCTTTATAGTTTTAGTGGAAGTGGTGAGCATCTCGTTGTAGAAATTCAAAAAAAAGGTATGACGACAGCCGAAGCTCTCAGTATTTTAAGTAGACAAAGCGGAGCGAAAATGCGTGATTTTGGTTACGCGGGACTTAAAGATAAAGAGGGAATGACGACTCAGTTTATTAGTATGCCGTCTAAATTTGAAAACGAAATTTCAAAACTAAGTTGCGAAAATTTAAAAATCCTAAGTATAACAAAACATAATAATAAAATAAGAATCGGTCACTTAAAATCAAATAGCTTTTTTATTCGTCTTAAAAAAGTTTTAGGAAGTGAAGCTCTAAAACTCAAAGAAGCTTTAAAAACTATAGATAAAAACGGCTATCCGAATTATTTTGGTTATCAGAGATTTGGTAGATTTGGTGATAACGCAAATAGTGGATTTGAAATTTTAAATAGTGCTTTAAACGGTGATAAATCAGCGTTTAAAAAGGCAAATCCAAAATTAAGGGATTTTTTAATTTCAGCTTATCAGAGTGAGCTTTTTAACAAATGGCTGAGCAAAAGGGTAGAAATCAGCCGTTTTAGTGAAGATTTCAGTGCCAAAGAGCTTGAAGATATATATAAATTTGATAAAACTACTATAAAAAATTTAAAATCCCAAAAGCAATTTTTTAAGCTTTTTCAAGGCGAAGTTTTAGGTCATTATCCGTTTGGAAAAGTTTTTTTATGTGAAGATTTAGAAGCTGAAGTTGCTAAATTTCAAGCAAGAGATAGAACAAGTTGCGGATTGATAATCGGTTCTAAAGCGTATGAGAGCACAGGAGTCGCAAAGAGTTTAGAAGATGAAATATTTAATGATGCTTATAAATTTAGCTCTTTTGTAAGCGGTTCGAGACGATTTGCTTGGATGTGGATCGATAATTTAGAATATAAATATAATGAAGAATCCGCACAGTTTAGCATAAGTTTTGCTTTGCAAAAAGGTTCATATGCGACTGTTGTTTTGCGTGAAATTTTAGGTAGAGATATTTTTGAAGAGTAA
- the fliS gene encoding flagellar protein FliS (Pfam match to PF02561.10 FliS): MQSNVAYAAYNQNNIGIESPQKLITMLYEGVLRFIYRAKKAIDEGDIETKVQFLNKTNAIFFELINSLDMNQGAISQYLNGIYARQIQLISLANSTNDKAPLDEVIHVTRELLDAWRDVTKEGSDEVAR, translated from the coding sequence ATGCAATCAAATGTAGCTTACGCAGCTTATAACCAAAACAATATCGGTATCGAATCTCCACAAAAGCTTATCACTATGCTTTATGAAGGAGTTTTAAGATTTATCTACCGTGCAAAAAAAGCGATAGACGAGGGAGATATCGAAACAAAAGTTCAATTTCTAAATAAAACAAATGCGATATTTTTTGAACTTATAAACTCTTTAGATATGAATCAAGGAGCGATATCACAATACCTAAACGGAATTTACGCAAGGCAAATTCAACTCATATCTCTAGCAAATAGTACAAACGATAAAGCTCCTTTAGATGAAGTAATACACGTCACAAGAGAACTTCTTGATGCGTGGAGAGACGTTACAAAGGAAGGGTCAGATGAAGTGGCTAGATGA